In Luteitalea sp. TBR-22, one genomic interval encodes:
- a CDS encoding ABC transporter permease produces MPAAVSTGLDALRANPLRTLLSTVGVVMGAASLAAVLSLGDGAESFARERIAYEGMQRVAVEAKTSDLIDGHRVPRERYPIFTPDDAQAVATVLPGTEVRLEETGTALTGCSSPGCAAAPGAPAPHAVRMLGLWQAGRQAAPPLMAGRWFTEDELRTGARVAVTTPHTVRIVAGQEPAIGQLLTLGRASYRVVGLVADRPGKPELTVTVPLDTAADALVPVPQPRARSLVVVVDTVEQAPDTRARLERLVQARADWRGQAQVIAHGPERLAQVAQGILVMKLLLGAFTSISLLVGGIGIMNVLLASVAERTREVGIRKAVGARRRDILAQFLTESVAISATGSLIGVIAGLAGAYLVTAVIRARTEALLYASVSVSTIVVSAAAALVVGLVFGTYPALRAARLSPIEAIVRE; encoded by the coding sequence GTGCCTGCTGCCGTTTCCACCGGGCTGGACGCGCTTCGTGCCAATCCGCTCCGCACGCTGCTGTCCACGGTCGGCGTCGTGATGGGTGCCGCCTCGCTCGCCGCCGTGCTCTCCCTGGGCGACGGCGCCGAGTCGTTCGCCCGTGAACGCATCGCCTACGAAGGCATGCAGCGCGTGGCGGTCGAGGCGAAGACGTCCGACCTGATCGACGGACACCGGGTCCCCCGGGAGCGGTACCCGATCTTCACGCCCGACGACGCGCAGGCCGTGGCGACCGTCCTGCCGGGCACCGAGGTGCGCCTCGAGGAGACCGGCACCGCCCTCACCGGCTGCTCGTCGCCCGGATGCGCCGCCGCGCCTGGCGCACCCGCTCCCCACGCCGTGCGGATGCTGGGTCTCTGGCAGGCTGGACGGCAGGCCGCGCCGCCGCTGATGGCGGGCCGGTGGTTCACCGAGGACGAGTTGCGCACCGGCGCGCGCGTCGCCGTGACGACTCCGCACACCGTGCGCATCGTCGCGGGGCAGGAGCCGGCCATCGGCCAGTTGCTCACGCTCGGGCGGGCGTCGTATCGCGTCGTCGGCCTGGTGGCCGACCGGCCCGGCAAACCGGAACTCACGGTGACGGTGCCCCTCGACACGGCCGCGGATGCGCTGGTGCCGGTGCCGCAGCCGCGGGCTCGGTCGCTGGTCGTCGTGGTCGACACCGTGGAGCAGGCGCCCGACACCCGCGCCAGGCTGGAACGCCTGGTGCAAGCCCGCGCCGACTGGCGAGGCCAGGCACAGGTGATTGCGCACGGGCCCGAACGCCTGGCACAGGTCGCCCAGGGCATCCTGGTCATGAAGCTGCTGCTCGGGGCCTTCACGTCGATCTCGCTGCTGGTCGGCGGCATCGGCATCATGAACGTCCTGCTGGCGTCGGTCGCGGAGCGCACCCGCGAGGTCGGCATCAGGAAGGCCGTCGGGGCTCGGCGGCGCGACATCCTGGCGCAGTTCCTCACCGAGTCGGTCGCCATCTCCGCCACGGGCAGCCTCATCGGGGTGATCGCCGGACTGGCCGGCGCCTACCTGGTCACCGCCGTCATCCGCGCGCGCACGGAGGCCCTGCTCTACGCCTCGGTCAGCGTGAGCACGATCGTGGTGAGTGCCGCCGCGGCGCTCGTCGTCGGCCTGGTGTTCGGCACCTACCCCGCCCTGCGGGCGGCACGCCTCTCGCCGATCGAGGCGATCGTCCGCGAGTGA
- a CDS encoding DNA-3-methyladenine glycosylase I, whose product MLRCSWCGTDPLYVAYHDEEWGVPLHDDRALFELLILEGAQAGLSWLTVLRKRPAYREAFHGFDIARVAAYGEEDVARLLANPGIVRNRLKVRGAIRTARAVLDLQAAHGSLDAFLWAFVGGTPRINRPATLADVPTVTREATAMSRALVKAGATFVGPTICYAFMQAAGLVNDHVATCWKAPAA is encoded by the coding sequence ATGCTCCGTTGCTCCTGGTGCGGCACCGACCCGCTGTATGTCGCCTACCACGACGAGGAATGGGGCGTACCGCTCCATGACGACCGCGCGTTGTTCGAACTGCTGATTCTCGAGGGCGCCCAGGCTGGGCTGAGCTGGCTGACCGTCCTGCGCAAGCGTCCGGCGTACAGGGAGGCGTTCCACGGCTTCGACATCGCCCGTGTCGCCGCGTACGGCGAGGAGGACGTGGCCCGGCTGCTCGCCAACCCGGGGATCGTGCGCAACCGCCTGAAGGTGCGTGGCGCCATTCGCACCGCCCGCGCCGTGCTCGACCTGCAGGCCGCGCACGGCTCGCTCGACGCCTTCCTCTGGGCCTTCGTCGGCGGTACGCCCCGGATCAACAGGCCCGCCACGTTGGCCGACGTGCCCACGGTCACGCGCGAGGCGACGGCGATGAGCCGGGCGCTCGTCAAGGCGGGCGCCACCTTCGTCGGCCCGACGATCTGCTACGCGTTCATGCAGGCGGCGGGACTGGTCAACGACCACGTCGCGACGTGCTGGAAGGCGCCGGCTGCCTGA
- a CDS encoding translocation/assembly module TamB domain-containing protein: MTRGRRALRALAVLTVLLVGLVAAAAVLTQTAWFRERLRRLAMRQADQALEGHLVIGAVEGDLYRGITLRDVALDQQGATVVRVGRVRLSYGLGDLLSKGRVVQRIDIERPEIDAVRTPQGWNVAHLLKPRPPADPNKPRATFSLPDVRVTDGRVTVREVGVPRSQAIPRRIEGLAFEGSIASSPRELSVDVRRLTFRAGQPDLDMRALAGRFVSVPTGWRFQDLSVRTGESTLGVNGTLTRAQPSAPWAFDLQVAGQPVSLPEIARLVPAANFALHPRLRVGVTGTLDALGLDVDITQSEAGTARGAITIDTTGPTRGVAGKLAVADLTLAPILKSRDAAGRITGEATFDLRFPSAAEGFPTDGSFEFRGSRAGAYGYAATNVRAKGRIDGRTITLDASANAYGGTATTTGTIAVAGSGQRELALDLAGRVAGVDLRNLPAALRVPRLQTAIAGRYAVKGPLSAVVADVTLAPSTIEGATLADGTTGRFARTPAGFTFGATGTVAGLDVQRLGAALQVPAMTEARLAGVVNGTFDAAGEQRGAAGLRVTATGTLSDTTIYGGSLPEMAYDVTLDGDRLELAAKGRVQGFELETVTGTPSATGTLDGTVDARVTVPDVGAVSLDTLGLTGTVSLDHPTLFKVPFRDLSADVVLDQGRLDLSRLEGAGDGFTLSGRGRVGIGTDDASDFTYRVEATSLVDLARIADLPLTGAATTEGRITGTRADFLVTGTVAGDQVAYGDTAAAGTVTAQYAVRLPDFDVERIDVQASVDAQQVQVAGQVWPVANGTVGYTQDQVRFDVTGSDGLRDLAARGALALEASRQRLQLERLDIARNGVRWGLAPGTTARAVFTTRQATIGALELANGAQRLAVEGTVGLQDDAESSLRVQATAVDVGDVLLLAAVDTPADGILEGTATLGGTRERPLADGTFALTQGRIRNIDVQRVGGRVTFDGMLALVDVELVKDGFARLTAKGVVPRTILEGRSDEHVASTAADRLDVAIVSTPIDLALAEGITPQVTRLGGQAQIDVRVTGSGRDPHIEGALFLMKGTFVLPLTGVTYKNLDAVLSFEEERVVISELGVETDNGDLLTVQGELGLSREQARTVKLRMQGKDFRVLDNEFGLLDLHTDLTISGTLLAPVVEGTLEVSDGRLELDEILPQFTDSAYATQAEYQGIPTARLRGEIVPDLLGEDDRIPQLVDGQNTFVVGTVPASPPPAPGTPGAPPPGPLGDPSTGRPVASTPVPPAAEGSAPAAAPATAPSAASPAAPAAAPAAAPAAAAKAAAADASSVFADTALNIQVRIPDNLVVRGQSIEAARASVGDLNATLGGNFRVAKTAGKPLVLLGSVNTVRGIYSYQGRRFDLVRDGQILFRGNEEIDPRLDLTAQRVIQGVEARVRIQGTARKPELSLSSTPPLDEGDILALIVFNQPLNQLGTGQQNSLAQRAGGIAAGFVVSPLAEAIGSTLDLDQFDVETTDPTGRVNPAVVIGQQVTQDLFLRFRQQFGNQQVSQFLLEYRLADFLRLQGNVAEGDGLSAGNRSLTQRIERYGVDLVFYFSF; the protein is encoded by the coding sequence ATGACACGGGGACGACGGGCGCTGCGCGCCCTGGCGGTCCTGACCGTCCTGCTCGTGGGTCTGGTGGCCGCGGCTGCGGTCCTCACGCAGACGGCTTGGTTCCGCGAGCGGCTGCGGCGACTGGCGATGCGCCAGGCCGACCAGGCACTCGAGGGCCACCTCGTGATCGGCGCGGTCGAGGGAGATCTCTATCGCGGCATCACGTTGCGCGACGTCGCCCTCGACCAGCAGGGCGCGACCGTCGTGCGTGTCGGCCGGGTCCGGCTCTCGTACGGCCTCGGGGACCTGCTGTCGAAGGGCCGGGTGGTGCAGCGGATCGACATCGAGCGTCCCGAGATCGACGCCGTCCGTACGCCGCAAGGGTGGAACGTCGCGCACCTGCTGAAGCCGCGTCCGCCAGCCGACCCGAACAAGCCCCGCGCCACGTTCTCGCTCCCCGACGTCCGCGTCACCGACGGGCGCGTCACCGTCCGCGAAGTGGGCGTGCCGCGGTCGCAGGCCATCCCGCGCCGGATCGAGGGGCTCGCCTTCGAGGGCAGCATCGCCAGCAGCCCTCGTGAGCTGAGCGTCGACGTCCGCCGGCTGACGTTTCGCGCCGGTCAGCCCGACCTCGACATGCGGGCACTCGCCGGGCGTTTCGTCAGCGTCCCGACCGGCTGGCGCTTCCAGGATCTGTCGGTCCGGACCGGCGAGTCCACCCTGGGCGTGAACGGCACGCTGACCCGTGCCCAGCCGTCGGCGCCGTGGGCCTTCGACCTGCAGGTCGCCGGGCAGCCGGTGTCGCTGCCCGAGATCGCCAGGCTCGTCCCGGCGGCCAACTTCGCGCTGCACCCGCGATTGCGCGTCGGCGTCACCGGCACGCTCGACGCGCTCGGCCTGGACGTGGACATCACGCAGTCGGAAGCCGGGACCGCCAGGGGCGCGATCACGATCGACACCACCGGGCCGACGCGCGGCGTCGCCGGCAAGCTCGCGGTGGCCGACCTCACGCTCGCGCCGATCCTCAAGAGTCGCGACGCGGCAGGCCGCATCACCGGCGAGGCGACCTTCGACCTGCGCTTCCCCTCGGCCGCCGAGGGCTTCCCGACCGACGGCTCGTTCGAGTTCCGCGGCTCGCGCGCTGGCGCCTACGGGTACGCGGCGACCAACGTCCGTGCGAAGGGCCGGATCGACGGCCGCACCATCACCCTGGATGCGTCAGCCAACGCCTACGGGGGGACCGCGACCACCACCGGGACCATCGCCGTCGCGGGGAGCGGCCAGCGCGAGCTCGCGCTCGACCTCGCGGGGCGTGTCGCCGGCGTCGACCTGCGCAACCTGCCAGCCGCCCTGCGCGTGCCCCGGCTGCAGACCGCGATCGCCGGGCGATATGCCGTGAAGGGGCCGCTGTCGGCGGTGGTTGCCGACGTCACGCTCGCACCCTCGACGATCGAGGGCGCCACGCTCGCCGACGGCACCACGGGGCGCTTCGCGCGCACGCCGGCCGGCTTCACCTTCGGGGCGACCGGCACCGTCGCCGGCCTCGACGTGCAGCGGCTGGGGGCGGCGCTGCAGGTGCCGGCCATGACCGAGGCTCGCCTGGCCGGCGTCGTCAACGGCACCTTCGACGCGGCCGGTGAGCAGCGCGGGGCCGCCGGCCTGCGCGTGACCGCGACCGGCACGCTCTCCGACACGACCATCTACGGCGGGTCGCTCCCCGAGATGGCCTACGACGTCACCCTGGACGGTGACCGCCTCGAGCTGGCGGCGAAGGGTCGCGTGCAGGGCTTCGAGCTCGAAACCGTGACGGGTACCCCCTCGGCCACGGGGACGCTCGACGGCACGGTCGATGCGCGCGTCACGGTGCCCGATGTCGGCGCCGTCTCGCTCGACACGCTGGGCCTGACCGGAACGGTGAGCCTCGACCACCCCACGCTCTTCAAGGTGCCGTTCCGCGATCTCTCGGCCGACGTCGTGCTCGACCAGGGACGGCTCGATCTGTCACGTCTCGAGGGCGCCGGCGACGGGTTCACGCTGTCGGGCCGTGGCCGCGTGGGCATCGGGACCGACGACGCCTCGGACTTCACGTACCGGGTCGAGGCGACCTCACTGGTCGACCTCGCCAGGATCGCCGACCTGCCGTTGACGGGAGCGGCCACGACGGAAGGGCGCATCACCGGGACGCGCGCCGACTTCCTCGTCACCGGCACCGTCGCCGGCGACCAGGTCGCCTACGGCGATACGGCCGCCGCGGGCACGGTGACCGCGCAGTACGCCGTGCGCCTGCCCGACTTCGATGTCGAGCGCATCGACGTCCAGGCGTCGGTGGACGCGCAGCAGGTGCAGGTGGCCGGGCAGGTGTGGCCGGTCGCCAACGGCACGGTCGGCTACACGCAGGATCAGGTCCGGTTCGACGTCACCGGGAGCGACGGCCTCCGCGACCTCGCCGCCAGGGGCGCGCTCGCCCTCGAGGCCAGCCGCCAGCGGCTGCAACTCGAGCGGCTCGACATCGCGCGCAATGGCGTGCGCTGGGGGCTGGCGCCCGGCACCACGGCTCGGGCCGTGTTCACGACGCGGCAGGCGACGATCGGCGCGCTCGAGCTCGCCAATGGGGCGCAGCGTCTCGCCGTCGAGGGCACGGTGGGCCTGCAGGACGACGCGGAGTCGTCGCTGCGGGTGCAGGCCACCGCGGTGGACGTGGGCGACGTGCTCCTGCTGGCCGCCGTGGACACGCCGGCCGACGGGATCCTCGAGGGCACGGCGACGCTCGGTGGCACCCGCGAGCGGCCGCTCGCCGACGGCACGTTCGCCCTCACGCAGGGACGCATCCGCAACATCGACGTGCAGCGTGTCGGCGGCCGCGTGACCTTCGACGGCATGCTGGCGCTCGTCGACGTCGAACTCGTCAAGGACGGCTTTGCGCGCCTCACGGCCAAGGGCGTCGTCCCTCGCACCATTCTCGAGGGGCGTTCGGACGAGCACGTCGCGTCGACGGCCGCCGACCGGCTCGACGTGGCCATCGTCTCGACGCCGATCGACCTCGCCCTGGCGGAAGGCATCACACCGCAGGTCACCAGGCTGGGCGGGCAGGCGCAAATCGACGTCCGCGTGACCGGATCGGGGCGCGACCCGCACATCGAGGGCGCGCTGTTCCTGATGAAGGGCACGTTCGTGCTGCCGCTCACCGGCGTGACCTACAAGAACCTCGATGCCGTCCTGTCGTTCGAGGAGGAGCGCGTCGTTATCAGCGAACTCGGGGTCGAGACCGACAACGGCGACCTGCTGACCGTCCAGGGGGAACTGGGGCTCAGTCGCGAGCAGGCGCGCACCGTCAAGTTGCGCATGCAGGGCAAGGACTTCCGCGTCCTGGACAACGAGTTCGGCCTGCTCGACCTGCACACCGATCTCACCATCAGCGGCACGCTGCTGGCGCCGGTCGTCGAGGGCACCCTCGAGGTGTCCGACGGGCGCCTCGAACTCGACGAGATCCTGCCGCAGTTCACCGACTCGGCCTACGCGACGCAGGCCGAGTACCAGGGCATTCCCACCGCGCGCCTGCGCGGCGAGATCGTGCCGGACCTGCTCGGCGAGGACGATCGCATCCCGCAACTGGTCGACGGGCAGAACACCTTCGTCGTGGGTACCGTGCCGGCCTCGCCACCGCCGGCGCCGGGAACGCCCGGCGCGCCGCCGCCCGGCCCACTTGGCGATCCGTCGACCGGACGGCCGGTGGCCAGCACGCCCGTGCCGCCGGCGGCCGAGGGTTCGGCGCCCGCTGCCGCACCAGCCACCGCGCCATCCGCCGCATCACCCGCGGCGCCCGCCGCCGCGCCAGCCGCTGCTCCAGCCGCCGCTGCGAAGGCGGCAGCCGCCGACGCCAGCAGTGTGTTCGCGGACACGGCCCTCAACATCCAGGTGCGCATCCCCGACAACCTCGTGGTGCGGGGGCAGAGCATCGAGGCGGCCCGGGCCTCGGTGGGCGACCTGAACGCCACGCTGGGCGGCAACTTCCGGGTCGCCAAGACGGCGGGCAAGCCGCTCGTGCTGTTGGGGTCGGTGAACACCGTGCGCGGCATCTACTCGTACCAGGGGCGGCGGTTCGACCTGGTGCGCGACGGCCAGATCCTGTTCCGCGGCAACGAGGAGATCGACCCGCGCCTCGACCTGACCGCGCAGCGAGTCATCCAGGGCGTCGAGGCGCGCGTCCGCATCCAGGGCACGGCGCGCAAGCCGGAACTCTCCCTGTCGTCCACGCCGCCGCTCGACGAGGGCGACATCCTGGCGCTGATCGTGTTCAACCAGCCGCTCAACCAGCTGGGCACCGGCCAGCAGAACTCGCTGGCCCAGCGCGCCGGTGGCATCGCCGCCGGTTTCGTGGTGTCGCCGCTGGCCGAGGCGATCGGCAGCACGCTCGACCTCGACCAGTTCGACGTGGAGACGACCGATCCGACGGGCCGCGTCAACCCCGCGGTGGTGATCGGCCAGCAGGTCACGCAGGATCTCTTCCTGCGCTTCCGTCAGCAGTTCGGCAACCAGCAGGTGTCGCAGTTCCTGCTCGAGTACCGTCTGGCCGACTTCCTGCGCCTGCAGGGCAACGTCGCGGAGGGCGACGGCCTCAGTGCCGGCAACCGCTCGCTCACGCAGCGCATCGAGCGCTACGGCGTCGATCTCGTCTTCTATTTCTCGTTCTGA
- a CDS encoding HD-GYP domain-containing protein, protein MRPLYIPVQLDGLVMDSVVDFHLYLQTSPGHFILFRGPDLEFTTVHHQRLLANNVQTLWLKGDERRRYEQYVERHLETLLANPQIATPRKVELLRSAAQTTLESIMVDPRHTDAVPRTRRVANQTVQLIVREKEALAHMAALMARDYDTVRHSMNVSVFATGLAVAAGVKNASDLRDIALGGLLHDIGKSELPRELIVKPGAYTEEEMALMRTHVVRGEAILQQDGRMGSLGMVVVSQHHERLTGLGYPRALEPQHIHLFGRIAAISDVYDAMTSDRSYQRAMKPVDALHLMSTHLASHFDQDLLQQFVKSLRAPRPQA, encoded by the coding sequence GTGCGGCCCCTCTACATCCCGGTCCAGCTCGACGGCCTGGTGATGGACTCGGTGGTCGACTTCCACCTCTACCTGCAGACCTCGCCGGGCCACTTCATCCTGTTCCGCGGGCCCGACCTCGAGTTCACGACCGTCCACCATCAGCGGCTGCTGGCCAACAACGTCCAGACCCTGTGGCTGAAGGGAGACGAGCGCCGCCGGTACGAACAGTACGTCGAGCGACACCTCGAGACGTTGCTGGCCAACCCGCAGATCGCCACCCCGCGCAAGGTGGAACTGCTGCGGTCGGCAGCCCAGACGACCCTCGAGTCGATCATGGTGGACCCGCGGCACACCGACGCGGTGCCCCGGACGCGCCGGGTCGCCAACCAGACCGTGCAACTCATCGTGCGCGAGAAGGAGGCGCTGGCCCACATGGCCGCCCTCATGGCGCGCGATTACGACACCGTCCGTCACTCGATGAACGTCAGCGTCTTCGCCACGGGCCTGGCGGTGGCGGCCGGCGTCAAGAATGCCAGCGACCTGCGCGACATCGCGCTCGGCGGCCTGCTGCACGACATCGGCAAGAGCGAACTGCCACGGGAACTGATCGTCAAGCCGGGTGCGTACACCGAGGAGGAGATGGCGCTGATGCGCACCCACGTGGTGCGCGGCGAGGCCATCCTGCAGCAGGACGGCCGGATGGGGTCGCTCGGCATGGTCGTCGTGTCGCAGCACCACGAGCGGCTCACGGGCCTGGGCTACCCGCGGGCGCTCGAGCCGCAGCACATCCACCTGTTCGGCCGCATCGCCGCGATCTCGGACGTCTACGATGCGATGACCAGCGACCGCAGCTACCAGCGGGCGATGAAGCCCGTCGATGCCCTGCACCTGATGTCCACGCACCTGGCCTCCCACTTCGACCAGGACCTGCTGCAGCAGTTCGTCAAGTCACTGCGCGCGCCGCGTCCACAAGCGTAG
- a CDS encoding outer membrane protein assembly factor: MTGRALRRGLRACCLAWLVACGPASAQEEGASEVRLKVRSFDIHGVSGLDVKQITSVLATRESGGLIPFLGKDRYFSARQLQADLYRIIAFLSDQGWPQARVTRVDIDKDVKARAVDLRVQVEQGPPVIIDSVQTFGFEVLAPRDQEAVRSRVSLAAGQRRVQGDVRNTRNATLAVLQERGYAYASVNVLEGEGTQPGHVSLYVIAEPGPVSTFGRITVRGNDGVSDGRVKSLLSMKEGQQFRISRVVDSQRRLYNREIFQFVSVNAEPNGTIGAPVPVEVVLTQAKPRRLSLTPGYGSEEKARITTTLRHLNFFGGARTAQATLRWSSLDRGVRANVEEPSLFRRGISMSVGAQYWYANEPAYELTTKGGRVTFAKQRERSDPVRRKQSLTTLSVTFVDEFEDYTVSEQALEDPAFYDDLIALGLNPNTGRAKGQLIALAVDLNRNTTPNLIDARSGYLLQAHVEQAGQWLPGDYNYREYTVEARKYHTFGPLVLAGRARVGTIEADGVLARNVPFFKRYFLGGSASLRGWGRFEIAPLTFSGNPIGGHSMFESSGELRVPAFGQLSVVAFVDAGNVWYESFDINLDDLRVDVGPGLRYRTPIGPVRVDLGYQVTRIEGLLVNGEPEPRRWRIHFSIGQAF, from the coding sequence GTGACGGGACGAGCACTGCGGCGGGGCCTGCGCGCCTGCTGCCTGGCGTGGCTGGTGGCCTGCGGGCCGGCGTCGGCGCAGGAGGAGGGCGCCAGCGAGGTCCGCCTCAAGGTGCGTAGCTTCGACATACACGGTGTGTCAGGGCTGGACGTCAAGCAGATCACGAGCGTCCTGGCGACCCGCGAAAGCGGCGGGTTGATTCCATTCCTCGGCAAGGACCGCTACTTCAGCGCACGGCAACTGCAGGCCGACCTCTATCGCATCATCGCGTTCCTGTCCGATCAGGGCTGGCCGCAGGCCCGGGTCACCCGCGTCGACATCGACAAGGACGTCAAGGCCCGCGCCGTCGACCTGCGGGTGCAGGTCGAACAGGGGCCGCCGGTCATCATCGACAGCGTCCAGACCTTCGGGTTCGAGGTCCTCGCACCCCGCGACCAGGAGGCGGTACGCAGCCGGGTGTCCCTGGCCGCGGGGCAGCGACGCGTGCAGGGCGACGTCCGCAACACCCGCAATGCCACCCTCGCCGTCCTGCAGGAGCGGGGATACGCGTATGCGTCGGTCAACGTACTCGAGGGCGAGGGCACGCAGCCGGGGCACGTCTCCCTGTACGTCATCGCGGAGCCGGGCCCGGTCTCGACCTTCGGCCGCATCACCGTCCGGGGCAACGACGGCGTGAGCGACGGCCGGGTGAAGTCGCTGCTGTCCATGAAGGAAGGGCAGCAGTTCCGCATCAGCCGGGTCGTCGACAGCCAGCGGCGCCTGTACAACCGCGAGATCTTCCAGTTCGTCTCGGTCAACGCCGAGCCGAACGGGACGATCGGCGCGCCCGTGCCCGTGGAAGTGGTGCTCACGCAGGCCAAGCCGCGGCGGCTGTCGTTGACGCCCGGCTACGGCAGCGAGGAGAAGGCGCGCATCACGACGACGTTGCGCCACCTGAACTTCTTCGGCGGCGCCCGCACGGCGCAGGCGACGCTGCGCTGGTCGTCCCTCGATCGCGGCGTCCGCGCCAACGTGGAGGAGCCGTCGCTGTTCCGGCGTGGCATCTCGATGAGCGTCGGCGCCCAGTACTGGTACGCCAACGAGCCGGCCTACGAGCTGACGACCAAGGGCGGACGGGTGACGTTCGCCAAGCAGCGCGAGCGGAGCGATCCGGTGCGCCGCAAGCAGTCGCTGACCACGCTGTCGGTCACCTTCGTGGACGAGTTCGAGGACTACACCGTCTCCGAGCAGGCGCTCGAGGATCCGGCGTTCTACGACGACCTGATCGCGCTTGGCCTCAACCCGAACACCGGCCGCGCCAAGGGCCAGCTGATCGCGCTCGCCGTCGACCTGAACAGGAACACCACGCCCAACCTGATCGACGCGCGCAGCGGCTACCTGCTGCAGGCGCACGTCGAGCAGGCAGGGCAGTGGCTGCCCGGTGACTACAACTACCGCGAGTACACCGTGGAGGCGCGCAAGTACCACACGTTCGGCCCGCTCGTCCTGGCGGGACGGGCGCGCGTCGGGACCATCGAGGCCGACGGCGTGCTGGCGCGCAACGTGCCGTTCTTCAAGCGGTACTTCCTGGGTGGGTCGGCCAGCCTGCGCGGCTGGGGGCGCTTCGAGATCGCCCCGCTCACGTTCAGTGGCAACCCGATCGGCGGCCACTCGATGTTCGAGAGCTCGGGGGAACTCCGCGTCCCGGCGTTCGGACAACTCTCGGTCGTGGCCTTCGTCGATGCCGGCAACGTCTGGTACGAGAGCTTCGACATCAACCTCGACGACCTGCGCGTGGACGTCGGCCCGGGCCTGCGGTATCGCACCCCCATCGGCCCCGTGCGTGTCGATCTCGGCTACCAGGTCACGCGCATCGAGGGCCTGCTCGTCAACGGCGAGCCCGAGCCCCGCCGCTGGCGGATCCACTTCAGCATCGGGCAGGCGTTCTGA